Part of the uncultured Cohaesibacter sp. genome is shown below.
TCGCTGTGTGAAATCATCGAACGGATGCGGGCACGATAGACCTCGGCGTCTTCAATGAAACCTGGCCGCACATTTGGATCGATCATGATGACATGCCCCTCCGCCTCGCGAAGAGCCAGCGCCTCATAGGTGCGTGCGCAGGGTTCGACGGCCAGACTGATGCCACCGAAGAAAAGCGCATCAATGGACCCGGGTACCGCCCCCACATCCTCGATCGAAAACATGCGGCCTGCAGAATTCTCGTCATAGAAATGATAGGTGGCGTGACCGTCGACCAGCTTGACGAAGGCCAGCGTCGTCGGCCGTTTGCTCAGCTTGCAAAGACTTGCCCCGACGCCGCTTTCATCGAGCGTACTGGTGATCTGCTCACCGAACAGATCAGACGACAGCCCTGTCAGGAATTCGGTAGGCACCGACAGCCGCCCCAGCGCGATGGCCGTGTTGAACACCGCCCCGCCGGAACAGGGCTGATAGGCCAACGCGCCTCCCTCGCCCACGACAGGTATCATGTCGATCAGGGCTTCCCCGCAGCAAATGATCCTCGCCTCTTTGCTCACGATCCAACTCCTCCTTAGTCAGCAGTTTTGTCTTATTATGCGTGATCCTGCCACCCCACGTCATGGAAGCTGATTTGCGGTTCCTGAATGATCTGTGACACTCCGGTCGCGCTTCCATCAAGGATGGATAGCAGGGTCTGCCCCATCAGAACCCCGGCATTTTCGACATTTTCATACATCCGGTCGAGATCAGGTGAGATCTGCTCCAGAATGGCGTTGTTCGTCTTGACCACTGCCTGATAATGCACCTTGCGCCTCAGACCGACACTGCGCAAGCCGGCATTCAGCGCCAGATAGCTCGCTTCGCCCGGAAAGATGAAGCCATGCCGGTCCGTATCCTTGCGATCAGACAGCAGGTCCACGGCCCACGAGCGGATGGCCTCCAGATTGGAATCAAGCGTCACCACATCCGGGATGACATAATCAAGCCCCC
Proteins encoded:
- a CDS encoding carbohydrate kinase, translating into MSKEARIICCGEALIDMIPVVGEGGALAYQPCSGGAVFNTAIALGRLSVPTEFLTGLSSDLFGEQITSTLDESGVGASLCKLSKRPTTLAFVKLVDGHATYHFYDENSAGRMFSIEDVGAVPGSIDALFFGGISLAVEPCARTYEALALREAEGHVIMIDPNVRPGFIEDAEVYRARIRSMISHSDIVKLSDEDLAWFFPDLDGMSEQVAEMKALGPSIILITKGADGATAYLADGREISVASERVAVVDTVGAGDTFNAGILAKLYEMDLLDKVALKGISDSQIADAMAFAAKVAAVTVSRKGANPPWAQEL